The Chitinophaga pinensis DSM 2588 region CGATAGCTATATGTTTGATCTTGTTTTGTTTTGTCATGATGAATCAGGGGTCACTAATCATTTCGTTTGCAGCCTGTTAGTGGCAACAAGCGATCAGTTGACGATCTAAAATTTACAAATTATTTGATTATCAATTGAAAAAACTTGCTGCCGCTAAAGGAAACAAAGTCTTATTAATAGTAGTGAATGCCTATGAGTTTTCTCGCTTGTTGCAAAGTCTGTGCCGCACTTTCCCTTGCTTTTTCCGCACCTTCTTTCATGATACGGTTCAGGTAAGTCTGGTCATGCTGCAATGCGAGTGCTTTTTCCCTGATAGGTGCAATGAAATTGACCATATCATCACCCAGTTGCTTTTTCATATCACCATAACGGATAGATTGGTTCTCGTACGTATCCCTGAAATGTTTGATCACCTCAGGAGTAGATACCTGCTCCATCAACAGGAACAGATTTGAAATACTATCTGACATGGGAGCACCTGGTTCTGCCGGACCACTGTCTGTTTTCGCCTTACTTAATTTCTTACGGATTAACTCGTCGCTGTCTGACAGGTAGAGGGTCGCCATCTGGTTCTCACTCTTACTCATTTTCCCTTCGCCATCAAGACTTGGTATTTTCACCAGGTTATCCCCGAAATTGAATGCTACCGGCTCCGGGAACAACTCGCCGTAACGGCTGTTAAAACGCTGTGCGTAATGACAGGCCATTTCCAGGTGCTGTTCCTGGTCTTTACCTACCGGTACTTTTACCGCACGGTGGATCAGGATATCTGCACTCATGAGTACAGGATAAGTCAGCAGGCCCGCGTTCACGTTCTCCGGTTGCAGACGTACTTTATCTTTAAAAGTAGGTACTCTTTCAAGCTCTCCCTTGTATGCCAGCATATTCAGCAACAAGTACAGTTCAGCGATCTCCGGTATGTCGCTCTGTACATACAGAGCCACTTTTTCAGGATCAAGACCAGAAGCAATATTTTCTGCCAGCACCCGAAATACGTTGGAGCGCAGGTCTTTAGGATCAGGATGTGTCGTGAGAGAATGCCAGTCAGCTACAAAAAAATAACAGTTAAAAGTTTCCTGCATCCTGATGTAGTTACGGATAGCTCCGAAATAATTGCCTAGATGTAAATAACCGGTAGAGCGGATTCCGCTTACCACTATTTCTTTTGATGTAGCCATAATGGGGTGCAAAATAAGGAATTTGCCAATTATGGACTATCGACTATTTAAGGTAACTTTAACGCGGACCGTGTCCGATAATTATTATTTTTTCATTTAATTTGATTTATGGAAGTGAATGAGATGCTGGTACAGCAACTGGCAGACCTTGCAAGGCTTGAGTTTAGCGAACAGGAAAAGACTGAAATTAAAGGAGATCTGCAACGTATGATCACCTTCGTAGAAAAACTGAACGAGCTGGATACCACTAACGTAAAACCATTATTACACATGACAGCAGACAGGAATGTGCTGAGAGAAGACGTGGTAGTTCCTTCCATAACCCGGGAAGAAGGCTTACAGAATGCGCCTGCTGCGAACGATCAGTACTTCAAAGTACCGAAAGTTATCAAGAAGTAGAATCAACTTTCAACGCTATAAATCTATGCACCCAAGTTCCGTCATCCATTTAGAACACATCCGTAAGAGCTATTTCATTGGAAAAAATGAACTGCCTGTACTGAAAGGAATCAATCTGGACATTTTAAAAAATGAGTACGTAGCGCTGATGGGACCTTCCGGTTCCGGCAAATCCACGCTGATGAATATGCTCGGCTGTCTTGACAGTCCGACCAGCGGAAAATATGTACTGAGTGGCCATGATGTGAGCCAGATGGAAGACGATGCGCTGGCAAGGGTGCGTAATAAAGAAATCGGCTTTGTATTTCAGCAGTTTAACCTGATGCCGCGTCTCAGCGCATTAGAAAATGTGGCAGTACCGCTGATCTATGCCGGTATTAACAAAAAAGACCGGGAAGACAAAGCCCGCTTTATGCTGGAAAAAGTGGGTCTCGGACAGCGTTACAAGCACAGACCCAATGAGTTATCCGGAGGTCAGTGTCAGCGTGTCGCGATCGCCCGCGCCCTGGTAAATGATCCCTCCCTGATACTCGCCGATGAACCCACAGGTAACCTCGATACCAAAACTTCCATAGAAATCATGGATATCTTCGGTAGTATCCACGCCTCCGGTAATACGGTCGTGCTGGTCACCCACGAAGAAGATATCGCCGCTCATGCCCGCCGTGTGGTACGTCTGCGTGACGGATTAATAGAATCTGACAG contains the following coding sequences:
- the trpS gene encoding tryptophan--tRNA ligase, with amino-acid sequence MATSKEIVVSGIRSTGYLHLGNYFGAIRNYIRMQETFNCYFFVADWHSLTTHPDPKDLRSNVFRVLAENIASGLDPEKVALYVQSDIPEIAELYLLLNMLAYKGELERVPTFKDKVRLQPENVNAGLLTYPVLMSADILIHRAVKVPVGKDQEQHLEMACHYAQRFNSRYGELFPEPVAFNFGDNLVKIPSLDGEGKMSKSENQMATLYLSDSDELIRKKLSKAKTDSGPAEPGAPMSDSISNLFLLMEQVSTPEVIKHFRDTYENQSIRYGDMKKQLGDDMVNFIAPIREKALALQHDQTYLNRIMKEGAEKARESAAQTLQQARKLIGIHYY
- the gatC gene encoding Asp-tRNA(Asn)/Glu-tRNA(Gln) amidotransferase subunit GatC; the encoded protein is MEVNEMLVQQLADLARLEFSEQEKTEIKGDLQRMITFVEKLNELDTTNVKPLLHMTADRNVLREDVVVPSITREEGLQNAPAANDQYFKVPKVIKK
- a CDS encoding ABC transporter ATP-binding protein, producing MHPSSVIHLEHIRKSYFIGKNELPVLKGINLDILKNEYVALMGPSGSGKSTLMNMLGCLDSPTSGKYVLSGHDVSQMEDDALARVRNKEIGFVFQQFNLMPRLSALENVAVPLIYAGINKKDREDKARFMLEKVGLGQRYKHRPNELSGGQCQRVAIARALVNDPSLILADEPTGNLDTKTSIEIMDIFGSIHASGNTVVLVTHEEDIAAHARRVVRLRDGLIESDRLNAEILAEAVK